From the genome of Sphingobacterium kitahiroshimense, one region includes:
- a CDS encoding TonB-dependent receptor: MKIYVKQGMMTSNNTIAYPLFIAFLLFCAESSGQIKTPLDTLKNIKLPSAQVIGIKTNNIRRVEINRQKLDQIQTQTLSSSLSHISGVQNASFGPNSGSVMIRSLSGNRVKILSNGISMHDLSGMSPNLNVNLDMDNLSGIDIYKGSASVRYGGKAIGGAVDLKDNTVPQSLLSKKSSGRAIVEIGTNSGNRQALQIAGNLGKHWVWNIGGMNQSHKNLKIPANTKAPIAYDPTIDHLTETMAQVHVDRETIRNLSLYPYISQFVKDHMNDPDWGLSEADLYTFQQYSFIGGKQVPNPTNDQYIAGQDPATALYTQVVHGITDYVPVTRGIMPNSHAESRSVNIGSSFIKENYSVGIGYRALEGYYGVPGFAQAAKPKHSHDVVLPAPIYEPVNTRAWSHILSMESAIKPSFSQITEIKFNYSMQFADDRELVGIYQVNKFNTRRHTTRSELLHQFSKDWTAISGLDFSFIRMDGVGEQKYLPNNLSRELGAFVLQKYEHNLFTVNFGYRHDWVARRVLSDNSYTPSRGMAGGKLTPRDFDLNQFSGDIRYHLLNIAYVQASYSHAERAPEVNELYAGNDHFAILVEENGDDRLSKETARSYELGTGLNLGGFHLAATYFSSNYDNYIYLGHTGISRSGGFLVKEWRASDTEIKGWELEASYNFKWKDKHSFELNTFADLVKNKNTADDKMRTWAEGDYMPNLPTSRYGVSTTMTLNSFYWNTTFDHYLKQRYLGKNINLEPAMPSYSLLAAQVGYSFKIREYVFTYYLSGHNLLNVEARPQNSLLKYLAPLPGRNISLGIKIQL; this comes from the coding sequence ATGAAAATATATGTAAAACAAGGTATGATGACCTCAAATAATACTATTGCTTATCCTCTTTTCATCGCATTTTTACTATTCTGTGCGGAAAGTTCGGGACAAATTAAGACACCTCTTGACACTTTGAAAAATATAAAACTTCCAAGTGCACAGGTTATAGGCATAAAAACAAACAATATTCGTCGCGTAGAAATTAATAGACAAAAGCTAGATCAGATCCAGACACAAACTTTGAGTTCGAGTCTCAGTCATATTTCTGGTGTGCAAAATGCTTCTTTTGGACCAAATTCTGGAAGCGTTATGATTCGGAGCTTAAGCGGTAATAGAGTAAAAATACTTAGCAATGGAATTTCCATGCATGACCTTTCTGGGATGAGTCCTAATTTGAATGTCAATCTGGATATGGATAATTTAAGTGGTATTGATATTTATAAAGGTTCTGCAAGTGTACGATATGGTGGCAAGGCAATAGGTGGAGCTGTTGATCTCAAGGATAATACCGTTCCACAGTCATTACTTTCAAAAAAATCGTCAGGAAGAGCAATTGTTGAAATTGGAACTAATAGTGGTAATCGCCAGGCCTTACAAATTGCCGGCAATCTTGGGAAACACTGGGTTTGGAATATAGGAGGAATGAATCAGAGTCATAAAAACCTGAAGATTCCCGCAAATACAAAAGCTCCTATTGCGTACGACCCGACTATCGATCACTTGACAGAAACAATGGCACAGGTACACGTAGATAGGGAAACTATCCGCAACCTGTCCTTATATCCGTATATTAGTCAATTTGTAAAAGACCATATGAATGACCCCGATTGGGGATTGTCCGAGGCCGATCTTTATACTTTTCAGCAATACTCGTTTATTGGTGGTAAGCAGGTTCCTAATCCTACTAATGACCAATACATTGCTGGGCAGGACCCAGCAACAGCCCTTTACACACAAGTTGTTCACGGTATAACAGATTATGTTCCGGTTACTCGTGGTATTATGCCTAATAGTCATGCTGAAAGCCGCTCGGTTAATATTGGGAGTAGCTTTATTAAAGAAAACTACAGCGTGGGAATTGGTTACCGGGCTCTAGAAGGTTATTATGGTGTGCCAGGATTTGCACAAGCGGCAAAACCAAAACATAGTCATGATGTTGTTTTGCCAGCTCCAATATATGAACCCGTCAATACCCGTGCTTGGTCACATATCCTATCAATGGAAAGCGCTATTAAACCATCTTTTTCACAAATAACGGAAATAAAATTTAATTATTCGATGCAATTTGCTGATGATCGTGAACTTGTCGGTATTTATCAGGTGAACAAATTTAATACACGTAGACATACGACAAGATCGGAGCTACTTCATCAGTTCAGTAAAGATTGGACAGCTATAAGTGGTTTAGATTTTTCATTTATACGGATGGATGGGGTAGGGGAACAGAAATATCTTCCCAACAATCTAAGTAGAGAATTGGGAGCTTTTGTATTGCAGAAATATGAACATAATTTATTTACAGTCAATTTCGGTTATCGTCATGACTGGGTGGCTAGACGTGTTCTTTCTGATAACAGTTACACACCCAGTAGAGGCATGGCCGGTGGAAAATTGACACCAAGAGATTTTGATCTGAATCAGTTTTCTGGTGATATTCGTTATCATCTATTAAATATTGCTTATGTTCAGGCGTCATATTCTCATGCTGAGCGTGCTCCAGAGGTCAACGAACTGTATGCGGGAAATGACCATTTTGCAATTTTGGTAGAGGAAAATGGAGATGATCGTTTGAGTAAAGAAACGGCAAGATCTTATGAGCTTGGTACGGGATTAAATTTAGGTGGATTCCATCTGGCAGCAACATACTTCAGTAGCAATTATGATAATTATATTTACCTCGGTCACACCGGTATATCTCGTTCCGGCGGTTTTCTGGTGAAAGAGTGGCGTGCTTCTGATACAGAAATCAAAGGATGGGAATTGGAAGCTTCCTATAATTTTAAATGGAAAGATAAACATAGTTTTGAGTTAAATACTTTTGCAGATCTTGTCAAAAATAAAAATACTGCTGATGATAAAATGCGTACTTGGGCGGAGGGCGACTATATGCCTAATTTGCCAACAAGTAGATATGGCGTATCTACGACGATGACTTTGAACAGTTTTTACTGGAATACAACTTTTGATCATTATTTAAAGCAACGCTACCTTGGGAAAAATATAAATCTTGAGCCAGCGATGCCATCTTATTCATTACTCGCCGCACAAGTTGGTTATTCTTTTAAAATTAGGGAGTATGTTTTTACATATTACTTATCGGGTCATAATTTGCTAAATGTAGAAGCACGCCCTCAAAACTCATTGTTGAAATACCTCGCG